The window CCGGAGTAGGCGCGCACGAGTCCGCCGACGCCGAGTTCGGTGCCGCCGTAATAGCGGGTGATGACGACACAGACGTTCTCTATCTCCTGACCCTGTAGCACCGACAACATCGGCTTGCCCGCGCTCCCGGAGGGTTCGCCGTCGTCCGAGGAGTACTCGCGGAACGGGTCCGCGCGGACGCGATAGGCCGGGACGTTGTGGGTCGCATCAGCGTAGGTGTCCTCGATGTCCTCGATGAACGACTCGGCGGCGTCGACGCCCTCGACGGGCGCGGCATGGGCGAGAAACTCCGAGCCCTGAACGGTGAAACTCGCCTCCGCGCGGTCGGCGAGCGTCAGGTAGGCGTCGTCAGCGTCGGCCGCAGCGTCAGCATCATCGTCCGGCACACCTGCGTTTCGGGGATGCTAGCCCAAACCCGTTTCGCGTTCGCGGGCGGGCGTCCAACGGGTATTTATACGGCGGGCCGACCTATCGGACGCCAATGGATACGGTCACCCTCGTGACGTTTCTGGCTGCCGGCGGCGCGAGTCTCTTTATGGCGTGGGCCATCGGCGCCGGGTCCTCGGGGTCGACGCCCTTTGCCCCCGCGGTCGGCGCCAACGCCATCTCGGTGATGCGCGCCGGGTTCTTCGTCGGGATTCTCGGCTTGCTCGGCGCCACCCTGCAGGGTGCGAACGTGACCGAAGCCGTCGGCCGCGAACTCGTCGTCGGGGCGACCCTCTCGCCGATTGCGGCCATCGTCGCGCTGACGATTGCCGCCGGCCTCGTCGCAATCGGCATCTTCACCGGTTATCCCATCGCCACCGCCTTCACCGTCACCGGGGCCGTCGTCGGTGCCGGACTGGCGATGGGCGGCGGCCCAGCGTGGGCGAAATACGGCGAGATTCTGGCCGTCTGGACGCTGACGCCGTTCGTCGGCGGCGGCATCGCCTACGGGACGGCCAGAGCCCTCCGAAACGATGCCGTGCCGGAACTGGTCGCGATTCCCCTCCTCGCGGGCGTCGTCGGCGCCATCATCGCCAACGTCGAGTTCGTCCTGCTCGGGCCACCGGGCGAGGCCGCCTCCCTCGCCACCTCGGTTACCGCGTCGATGGCCGGCCGCCTCGGCGTGACGCTACTTTTGGCGGCCGCCGCGGCCGCCGCCCTCGGCGCCGACATGCGCAACGAGCGGGCGGCCGGCCAGCGGCACTTCCTGCTGGCGCTTGGCGGCCTG of the Natronomonas halophila genome contains:
- a CDS encoding inorganic phosphate transporter encodes the protein MDTVTLVTFLAAGGASLFMAWAIGAGSSGSTPFAPAVGANAISVMRAGFFVGILGLLGATLQGANVTEAVGRELVVGATLSPIAAIVALTIAAGLVAIGIFTGYPIATAFTVTGAVVGAGLAMGGGPAWAKYGEILAVWTLTPFVGGGIAYGTARALRNDAVPELVAIPLLAGVVGAIIANVEFVLLGPPGEAASLATSVTASMAGRLGVTLLLAAAAAAALGADMRNERAAGQRHFLLALGGLVAFSAGGSQVGLALGPLLPLFDTVDFAIPLVALLFGGGLGLLLGSWTAAPRMIKAIAQDYSSLGPRRSIAALIPSFTIAQVAIFLGVPISFNEIIVSGVIGAGAAAGTGGVSGGKIGYTVLAWFGSLLSAGVLSYTLYTGLSLVFL
- a CDS encoding IMPACT family protein → MPDDDADAAADADDAYLTLADRAEASFTVQGSEFLAHAAPVEGVDAAESFIEDIEDTYADATHNVPAYRVRADPFREYSSDDGEPSGSAGKPMLSVLQGQEIENVCVVITRYYGGTELGVGGLVRAYSGAVKDVLDAADIVEERPHEQFSITVDYDDSGTVRRILESEGVEFEAEYGEAVAFDIRVPVAEAEALRDRLRSATSGRADP